A section of the Amycolatopsis sp. AA4 genome encodes:
- a CDS encoding PLP-dependent aspartate aminotransferase family protein — MDDWTPRTRAIAAGRPHGPGEPLTTPIVATSTFEAGGDAVYARSDGTDTWAAFEEVVGSLEGGTAVSYASGVATLSAVLDSLPVGSTVAVPSFSYAVTRGVLKHAQELGRLTVTELEPTDTQAWLDCDADLLWLESPTNPTLDVMEIETIARGTRGRVVVDNTFATSLHQQPLSLGADVVVHSATKLIGGHSDLLLGVAVAADPELVEQLRAARTRVGATPGALETWLALRGLRTLPVRLAEQTRTAELLVSRLAEHPAVTKVRYPGFGMMVAFEVADADAADKVCASVRLIRPATSLGGVESLMERRAWLPGEERVPPGLIRFSVGLEDPEDLWRDLLTALG, encoded by the coding sequence ATGGACGACTGGACTCCGCGGACCCGCGCGATCGCGGCGGGCCGGCCGCACGGCCCTGGCGAACCGCTGACCACGCCGATCGTTGCCACGAGCACCTTCGAGGCCGGCGGCGACGCGGTGTACGCGCGCTCCGACGGCACGGATACCTGGGCTGCCTTCGAAGAGGTCGTCGGGTCGCTTGAGGGCGGCACTGCGGTCTCGTACGCGTCTGGGGTCGCCACGTTGTCCGCGGTGCTGGATTCGTTGCCGGTCGGGTCGACGGTTGCGGTTCCGTCGTTCAGTTACGCCGTCACGCGCGGAGTGTTGAAGCACGCGCAGGAACTCGGTCGGCTCACGGTCACCGAATTGGAGCCGACCGACACACAGGCATGGCTCGATTGCGACGCCGATCTGTTGTGGCTCGAATCGCCGACTAACCCGACGCTCGACGTCATGGAAATCGAGACCATCGCGCGCGGCACGAGGGGACGCGTAGTCGTCGACAACACCTTCGCGACTTCGCTGCATCAGCAACCACTGTCGCTCGGTGCGGACGTCGTCGTGCACAGCGCCACGAAGCTCATCGGCGGACACAGCGATCTTCTGCTCGGCGTCGCGGTCGCAGCCGATCCGGAACTAGTGGAGCAACTTCGCGCCGCGCGTACTCGCGTCGGCGCGACACCGGGTGCGCTCGAAACTTGGCTCGCGTTGCGGGGTTTGCGGACGCTTCCGGTGCGGCTCGCCGAGCAAACTCGCACTGCCGAGTTGCTGGTGTCCCGATTGGCGGAACACCCGGCGGTAACCAAGGTTCGCTACCCCGGTTTCGGGATGATGGTGGCGTTCGAAGTCGCCGATGCCGACGCCGCCGACAAGGTGTGCGCGAGCGTCCGGCTGATCCGGCCGGCGACGAGCCTCGGCGGGGTGGAAAGCCTGATGGAACGGCGTGCGTGGCTGCCCGGCGAGGAGCGCGTGCCGCCGGGGCTCATCCGGTTTTCCGTCGGATTGGAAGACCCGGAGGACCTGTGGCGGGATTTGCTGACCGCGCTCGGCTGA
- a CDS encoding class F sortase produces MTRKYGQGVALAGALLLSLSLSACGSDAPAAPAAQAPASQAVPVTKPFSGLRPTSVEIPKIGAKSSLITVMPNKDGQISVPSVKNPMQAAWYRLSPVPGEVGPAIVLGHVDGNHKPGIFYQLKDVNPGDEVDIERSDGKKLKFVVDHKEQVPKDTFPTQAVFGNTDKPQLRLITCGGAFDHAEHSYKDNIVVYANLVS; encoded by the coding sequence ATGACCAGGAAGTACGGGCAGGGCGTCGCTCTCGCGGGCGCTCTGCTCCTCTCCCTCTCGCTGAGCGCGTGCGGTTCGGACGCCCCGGCGGCGCCCGCCGCGCAGGCCCCGGCCAGCCAGGCGGTCCCGGTGACCAAGCCGTTTTCCGGGCTGCGGCCGACGTCGGTCGAGATTCCGAAGATCGGCGCGAAATCGTCGCTGATCACCGTGATGCCCAACAAGGACGGGCAGATCTCGGTGCCGTCGGTGAAGAACCCGATGCAGGCCGCGTGGTACCGGCTTTCGCCGGTGCCGGGCGAGGTGGGCCCGGCGATCGTGCTCGGGCACGTCGACGGCAACCACAAGCCGGGCATCTTCTACCAGCTCAAGGACGTGAACCCGGGCGACGAGGTCGACATCGAACGCAGCGACGGCAAGAAGCTGAAGTTCGTCGTGGACCACAAGGAACAGGTCCCCAAGGACACGTTCCCGACGCAGGCCGTCTTCGGCAACACCGACAAGCCGCAGCTGCGCCTCATCACCTGCGGCGGCGCGTTCGACCACGCCGAGCACAGCTACAAGGACAACATCGTGGTGTACGCGAACCTGGTCTCCTGA
- a CDS encoding FadR/GntR family transcriptional regulator, producing the protein MKFEPVAPVRAYERIVEQIEEAVVSGRLKPGERLPGERELMMQFGVGRSTVREALRVLQAAELIRSRPGDPRGPEVLAASPGALHRSMHRLARAEHVGLAELLQFRMVLDGSSHLLAAELRTAEDLTALDVALEGMAAADGYAEFSRADVAFHDVIARVSRNPLLVVSGEVVRGVVLELIEDKLSHANDRGTLMHSWLRHHEEVLNAIRAADGESAARLARQALYDNYAEYVPKDQRTLLTPLLT; encoded by the coding sequence ATGAAGTTCGAACCGGTGGCTCCGGTCCGCGCCTACGAGCGGATCGTCGAGCAGATCGAGGAGGCCGTGGTGAGCGGCCGCCTCAAGCCGGGCGAACGGCTGCCCGGCGAACGGGAGCTGATGATGCAGTTCGGCGTCGGCCGCTCGACCGTGCGCGAGGCACTGCGGGTGCTGCAGGCCGCCGAGCTGATCCGGTCGCGGCCGGGCGATCCGCGCGGCCCCGAGGTGCTGGCCGCGTCGCCGGGCGCGCTGCACCGGTCGATGCACCGGCTGGCGCGCGCGGAACACGTCGGACTGGCCGAACTGCTGCAATTCCGGATGGTGCTGGACGGTTCGTCGCACTTGCTGGCCGCGGAACTGCGGACGGCCGAGGATTTGACCGCGCTCGACGTCGCTTTGGAAGGAATGGCCGCGGCGGACGGATACGCCGAATTCAGCCGGGCGGACGTCGCATTCCACGACGTCATTGCCCGAGTGTCGCGGAATCCGCTGTTGGTGGTCAGCGGCGAAGTGGTTCGTGGCGTGGTGCTGGAATTGATCGAGGACAAACTCAGCCACGCCAACGACCGCGGCACGCTGATGCATTCCTGGCTGCGGCACCACGAAGAGGTGCTGAACGCGATCCGCGCCGCCGACGGGGAGTCGGCGGCGCGGCTGGCGCGTCAGGCGCTGTATGACAATTACGCGGAATACGTGCCGAAGGACCAGCGCACGCTGCTCACTCCGTTGCTGACCTGA
- a CDS encoding ABC transporter substrate-binding protein, whose amino-acid sequence MKARSTAAALALLLVTSGCSAGSSASVSPGPDTLSVGYSAEPANFDFTRSDGVAIPQALLYNVYEGLVKLDPQGRIVPLLAKSWTISPDRKTYDFQLQQGVKFSNGAPFTASDVQFSLMRVKTDWTISIKSAMDVVDHVEVVAPEHARVVLSKPSNGWLFSLTSRLGAMFSPTGVADLANHPVGTGPYEVASRRRGDSIVLRQNPQYWGRKPAYRTVVLKYFADPTALNNALLSNGIDVISNLTSADSIPQFQGDDRFTVQQGTTNSEVTLAFNGRRAPLNDVRVRRALTYAIDRKAVLDLVFSGRGTLIGSMVPPTDPWYEDLSKVYPYDPAKAKQLLAEAGVHDLKLRLRIPNLPYAVSAAQVVQSQLADVGVTATIEPLDFPAVWLKQVFTDHDFDLSIIQHVEARDISTFGKPKYYWGYDNKRVQQLLAAADSGTPQEQVSDMKEVARQLNADAAADWLFLFPNVVVAKKKVTGLARNQVSESFDLTSVRPA is encoded by the coding sequence ATGAAAGCCCGGAGCACTGCGGCGGCACTGGCGTTGCTGCTCGTGACATCCGGCTGCTCGGCAGGCTCCAGCGCGAGTGTTTCCCCAGGTCCGGACACGCTTTCCGTCGGCTACTCGGCGGAGCCGGCCAACTTCGACTTCACCCGTTCCGACGGCGTGGCCATCCCGCAGGCGCTGCTCTACAACGTCTACGAGGGCCTGGTGAAGCTCGATCCGCAGGGCCGGATCGTGCCGCTGCTCGCGAAGTCCTGGACGATCAGCCCGGACCGCAAAACTTACGACTTCCAGCTGCAGCAGGGCGTCAAGTTCAGCAACGGGGCACCGTTCACCGCTTCCGACGTCCAGTTCTCGCTGATGCGCGTGAAGACCGACTGGACGATCTCGATCAAGTCGGCGATGGACGTCGTGGACCACGTCGAGGTCGTCGCGCCGGAGCACGCCCGCGTGGTGCTGTCGAAGCCCAGCAACGGCTGGCTGTTCAGCCTCACCAGCCGGCTCGGCGCGATGTTCAGCCCGACCGGCGTCGCGGATCTGGCGAACCATCCGGTCGGCACCGGGCCTTACGAGGTCGCTTCGCGCCGTCGTGGGGATTCCATTGTGCTGCGGCAGAATCCGCAGTACTGGGGACGGAAACCGGCGTATCGCACGGTGGTGCTCAAGTACTTCGCCGATCCGACCGCGCTCAACAACGCCTTGCTGTCCAACGGAATCGACGTGATCTCCAACCTCACGTCGGCCGATTCGATCCCGCAGTTCCAGGGCGATGACCGGTTCACCGTGCAGCAGGGCACCACGAACAGCGAGGTCACGCTGGCTTTCAACGGCCGTCGCGCGCCGCTGAACGACGTGCGCGTCCGTCGTGCGCTCACCTACGCCATCGATCGGAAAGCCGTGCTGGACCTGGTTTTCAGCGGTCGCGGCACGCTAATCGGCAGCATGGTCCCGCCCACCGACCCGTGGTACGAGGACCTGTCGAAGGTCTATCCCTACGACCCGGCGAAGGCGAAGCAGCTGCTCGCCGAGGCGGGCGTGCACGATCTCAAGCTGCGGCTGCGGATTCCGAACCTGCCGTACGCGGTGTCGGCGGCGCAGGTGGTGCAATCGCAGCTGGCGGATGTCGGCGTCACCGCGACGATCGAGCCGCTCGACTTCCCGGCGGTGTGGCTCAAGCAGGTCTTCACCGACCACGACTTCGACCTCTCGATCATCCAGCACGTCGAAGCCCGCGACATCTCGACGTTCGGAAAACCGAAGTACTACTGGGGTTACGACAACAAACGCGTGCAGCAGTTGCTCGCCGCGGCGGACAGCGGCACCCCGCAGGAGCAGGTGAGCGACATGAAGGAGGTCGCGCGGCAGCTGAACGCCGACGCGGCCGCGGACTGGCTGTTCCTCTTCCCGAACGTCGTGGTCGCCAAGAAGAAGGTGACCGGACTCGCGCGCAACCAGGTCAGCGAGTCCTTCGACCTGACGTCGGTGAGGCCGGCATGA
- a CDS encoding ABC transporter permease, which produces MTARVLRRVAVFAVSLFVASVVVFLFMAVLPGDPAQVALGVNATPELLAKTRAEFGIDRPLVEQYLSWMGGVLHGDFGRSYVTREAISPQLLDRLGVTLWLVGAGMLVALVIALPAGAFAAVRHRKASGVAVSGLSQVGVAIPAFLAGIILVQIFAVQLRWLPSGGWTPPDQDAGEFLRGLILPALSLGLVQGAVLTRYVRSAVLDTLGQDYLRTARSKGLLPGQALFRHGLRNASVPVVTVLGLQLTTLLIGAVVVERVFVLPGLGSMLLDAVARRDLLTVQGIVLVLVAGVLLVNFVVDVLYSVLDPRLRGS; this is translated from the coding sequence ATGACCGCGCGCGTGCTGCGGCGGGTGGCCGTGTTCGCGGTGAGCCTGTTCGTGGCGTCCGTCGTGGTGTTCCTGTTCATGGCGGTGCTGCCGGGCGATCCGGCGCAGGTCGCGCTGGGCGTGAACGCGACGCCGGAGCTGCTCGCGAAGACCCGCGCCGAATTCGGCATCGACCGGCCGCTGGTCGAGCAGTACCTGAGCTGGATGGGCGGGGTGCTGCACGGGGACTTCGGCCGGTCGTACGTCACGCGGGAGGCGATCAGCCCGCAGTTGCTGGACCGGCTCGGCGTCACGTTGTGGCTGGTCGGCGCTGGAATGCTCGTCGCGCTCGTGATCGCTCTGCCGGCCGGCGCGTTCGCCGCCGTGCGGCACCGGAAGGCCAGCGGCGTCGCGGTTTCCGGGCTGTCGCAGGTCGGCGTGGCGATCCCGGCGTTCCTCGCGGGCATCATCCTGGTGCAGATTTTCGCCGTGCAACTGCGCTGGCTGCCGAGCGGCGGATGGACGCCGCCCGACCAGGACGCGGGCGAGTTCCTGCGCGGACTGATCCTTCCGGCGTTGTCGCTCGGCCTGGTGCAGGGCGCGGTGCTCACGCGATACGTCCGCTCGGCGGTGCTCGACACACTCGGCCAGGACTACCTCCGCACCGCCCGCTCCAAGGGTCTCTTGCCTGGTCAGGCACTGTTCCGGCACGGGCTGCGCAACGCGTCCGTCCCGGTCGTCACCGTGCTTGGCCTGCAGCTGACGACGCTGCTGATCGGCGCGGTCGTCGTGGAGCGCGTGTTCGTGTTGCCCGGTCTCGGCAGCATGCTGCTGGACGCGGTCGCGCGACGCGATTTGCTGACCGTGCAAGGGATCGTGCTGGTGCTGGTGGCCGGGGTGCTGCTGGTGAACTTCGTGGTCGACGTGCTGTATTCGGTCCTCGACCCGAGACTGCGGGGGTCCTGA
- a CDS encoding ABC transporter permease, translating to MRRNGNLLLGGILVALVVLAALVSFVWTPYDPVQVNAADRLLGFSAEHLFGTDKFGRDVFSQILVGARTTLYVGVVAVGIAAVLGTPLGVLAAMAPRWLGEFVMRVNDLVLAFPALLLAIMFGAVFGADTLTAMVAIGIATIPSFARIARSGSLQVMASEYVLAARAGGRSRTRIAWSHVLPNIGGLLIVQASVSFAIAVLAEAALSFLGFGTRPPTPSWGRMLQESQELLTAHPRLALVPGVAIAVAVLGFNLLGDGLRDRLDPRLAARV from the coding sequence ATGCGCCGCAACGGAAATCTCCTGCTCGGCGGGATCCTGGTCGCGCTTGTCGTGCTGGCCGCGCTGGTGTCGTTCGTCTGGACGCCGTACGACCCGGTGCAGGTCAACGCGGCGGACCGGCTGCTGGGCTTTTCGGCCGAGCACCTGTTCGGCACGGACAAATTCGGCCGCGACGTCTTCAGCCAGATCCTCGTCGGCGCGCGAACGACGCTGTACGTCGGCGTGGTCGCGGTCGGCATCGCCGCGGTGCTCGGCACCCCGCTGGGCGTGCTGGCCGCGATGGCCCCGCGCTGGCTCGGCGAGTTCGTGATGCGGGTGAACGACCTGGTGCTCGCGTTTCCCGCGCTGCTGCTGGCGATCATGTTCGGCGCGGTGTTCGGCGCGGACACGCTCACCGCGATGGTCGCCATCGGCATCGCGACCATCCCGTCGTTCGCCCGGATCGCGCGGTCCGGCTCGCTGCAGGTGATGGCCAGCGAATACGTGCTCGCGGCGCGCGCGGGCGGCCGGTCGCGGACGCGGATCGCCTGGTCGCACGTGCTGCCGAATATCGGCGGACTGCTGATCGTGCAGGCGTCGGTGTCCTTCGCGATCGCGGTGCTGGCCGAGGCGGCGTTGTCGTTCCTCGGTTTCGGCACGCGGCCGCCGACGCCGTCGTGGGGCCGGATGCTGCAGGAATCGCAGGAACTGCTCACCGCGCATCCGCGGCTGGCGCTCGTGCCCGGCGTCGCGATCGCGGTGGCGGTGCTCGGGTTCAACCTTCTCGGCGACGGTCTGCGCGACCGTCTCGACCCCCGATTGGCGGCGCGGGTATGA
- a CDS encoding ABC transporter ATP-binding protein, with protein sequence MTLTVENLRVADLVRGVSFELGAGERVGLIGESGSGKSLTALSVLGLLPEGLSATGSVRLDGRELLGAPEKQLSRLRGNGMAMVFQEPMTALNPAMRIGRQVTEPFRVHGRRGRPAEELLAAVGLPGVARAYPHQLSGGQRQRVVLAIALANDPALLICDEPTTALDVTVQAQILGLIRERLSAESSLLFITHDLAVVAQMCDRVLVMLDGSIVEHGSTREVLTAPKHAYTQRLLAASDLEGAR encoded by the coding sequence ATGACGCTGACGGTGGAGAACCTGCGGGTCGCGGACCTGGTGCGCGGGGTTTCGTTCGAGCTGGGCGCGGGCGAGCGGGTCGGGCTGATCGGCGAATCCGGGTCCGGGAAATCGCTCACCGCGCTGTCCGTGCTGGGCCTGCTGCCGGAAGGGCTGTCGGCCACCGGCTCGGTGCGGCTCGACGGCCGGGAACTGCTCGGCGCGCCGGAAAAGCAGCTGTCCCGGTTGCGCGGCAACGGGATGGCGATGGTGTTCCAGGAACCGATGACGGCGCTGAACCCGGCGATGCGGATCGGGCGGCAGGTCACGGAGCCGTTCCGGGTGCACGGCCGGCGCGGGCGTCCGGCGGAGGAACTGCTGGCCGCGGTCGGGTTGCCGGGCGTCGCGCGGGCGTATCCGCATCAGCTGTCCGGCGGGCAGCGGCAGCGGGTGGTGCTGGCGATCGCGCTGGCCAACGACCCGGCGCTGCTGATCTGCGACGAACCGACCACCGCGCTGGACGTCACCGTGCAGGCGCAGATCCTCGGCCTGATTCGCGAGCGATTGTCGGCGGAGAGTTCGCTGCTCTTCATCACGCACGACCTGGCGGTGGTGGCGCAGATGTGCGACCGGGTGCTGGTGATGCTCGACGGGTCCATTGTGGAGCATGGCTCGACCCGGGAGGTCTTGACCGCGCCGAAGCACGCGTACACGCAGCGGTTGCTGGCGGCTTCCGATCTGGAGGGCGCGCGATGA
- a CDS encoding ATP-binding cassette domain-containing protein, with product MISVRDLERRYSRRDVHALRGVSFDVSAGERFGIVGESGSGKSTLVRLLAALDRPTAGTVSFQGKRIDSLPERKLRFLRNEMQIVFQDPMGSLDPRMRVRDIVSEPLGRRSPERVAELLTAVGLPEDAALRYPHQFSGGQRQRISIARALAPNPSVLIADEPVSALDVSVRAQILDLLARLVEEFSLTLIFVSHDLGVVRHVCERVAVMRRGEIVEIGAVDQVYAAPEHEYTRELLAAAPNLRTELARLKGETDA from the coding sequence ATGATCTCCGTACGGGATTTGGAGCGGCGGTATTCGCGGCGGGACGTGCACGCGTTGCGCGGCGTGAGTTTCGACGTTTCCGCTGGTGAGCGGTTCGGGATCGTCGGCGAATCCGGCTCCGGGAAGTCCACGCTGGTGCGGTTGCTCGCCGCGTTGGACCGGCCGACCGCGGGCACGGTGTCGTTTCAGGGCAAGCGGATCGATTCGCTGCCCGAACGGAAGCTGCGGTTCCTGCGGAACGAAATGCAGATCGTTTTCCAGGACCCGATGGGCTCGCTCGATCCGCGGATGCGCGTGCGGGACATCGTGTCCGAACCGCTCGGCCGCCGGTCGCCGGAGCGCGTCGCCGAGTTGCTGACCGCCGTCGGACTGCCCGAGGACGCGGCGCTGCGGTACCCGCACCAGTTCTCCGGCGGGCAACGGCAGCGGATCTCGATCGCCCGCGCGCTCGCGCCGAATCCGAGCGTGCTGATCGCGGACGAACCGGTGAGCGCGCTGGACGTTTCGGTGCGCGCGCAGATCCTGGACCTGCTGGCCCGGCTGGTCGAGGAGTTCTCGCTGACGCTGATTTTTGTTTCGCACGACCTCGGTGTCGTGCGGCACGTGTGTGAGCGCGTCGCAGTGATGCGGCGCGGGGAGATCGTGGAAATCGGGGCGGTTGACCAGGTTTACGCTGCGCCGGAGCACGAGTACACCCGGGAACTGCTCGCCGCCGCGCCGAATCTGCGGACCGAGCTGGCCCGGTTGAAGGGAGAAACGGATGCCTGA
- a CDS encoding aldehyde dehydrogenase family protein, with protein MPDYPDGLPIGSGWVSTVDTADVVFPYDGSVIGTAPVGTAALATRAIDEAVTVAREVASLPSRTRRTLLNDVASAVRERRAEFEQLLVLETGKPLVDCQVEVARTIVTWEAAAEEVSRLHGETVPLDLLPSGDGLVGFWKRKPIGVVVGIAGFNYPLLLASHKIAPAIAAGCPVVVKPAPQTPLATLWLVHLVRSCTELPAMVQLVTGDASVGSTLVTDRRIGAVSFTGSAAVGHQIARAAAPTKTLLELGSNAALVVAEDADLDAAADAVLRGGFYASGQACISVQRVLAVSSVAAEFTDKVLARLGEVTVGDPRSASTRVSALIDERSTARVAEWVDKAIAAGARLLAGGSVRDGMLEPTVLADVPDGVECWDEEIFGPVVCLRTVSDVDEAFAAVNASRYGLHASVYSRSLKTAFRALDELEVGGVVVNEVPGFRSDTMPYGGVKDSGIGREGPRFAVEEMTVTRMAVLRP; from the coding sequence ATGCCTGACTACCCGGACGGCCTGCCGATCGGTTCCGGCTGGGTGTCCACAGTGGATACCGCGGACGTCGTGTTTCCCTATGACGGCAGCGTGATCGGCACCGCTCCGGTTGGCACCGCTGCACTGGCTACCCGCGCTATTGATGAAGCAGTAACAGTGGCTCGCGAAGTTGCTTCGCTGCCTTCGCGCACTCGCCGGACGTTGTTGAACGACGTGGCTTCGGCAGTGCGCGAGCGTCGGGCGGAATTCGAGCAGCTGCTCGTGCTGGAGACCGGGAAACCGCTGGTCGACTGCCAGGTGGAGGTCGCGCGGACGATCGTCACCTGGGAGGCGGCGGCCGAGGAAGTGTCGCGGCTGCACGGCGAAACCGTGCCGCTCGACCTGCTGCCCTCGGGCGATGGGCTGGTCGGGTTCTGGAAGCGCAAGCCGATTGGGGTGGTCGTCGGCATCGCCGGGTTCAATTACCCGCTGCTGCTGGCTTCGCACAAGATCGCTCCCGCCATCGCGGCGGGCTGCCCGGTGGTCGTGAAGCCAGCGCCGCAAACCCCGTTGGCGACGCTGTGGCTAGTGCACCTGGTCCGCTCTTGCACCGAGCTTCCCGCGATGGTCCAGCTGGTCACCGGAGACGCTTCCGTCGGCTCGACGCTGGTCACGGATCGGCGGATCGGCGCGGTGTCCTTCACCGGCTCGGCCGCCGTCGGCCATCAGATCGCCCGCGCCGCCGCGCCGACGAAAACCCTGCTGGAGCTGGGCTCGAACGCGGCGCTGGTGGTCGCCGAGGACGCCGACCTCGACGCCGCCGCGGATGCCGTGTTGCGCGGCGGGTTCTACGCGTCCGGACAGGCCTGCATTTCGGTACAACGGGTGCTGGCAGTGTCGTCCGTGGCCGCGGAGTTCACCGACAAGGTGCTCGCGCGGCTCGGCGAGGTGACTGTTGGTGACCCGCGTTCTGCCAGCACGAGGGTGTCCGCACTAATCGACGAACGCTCGACCGCCCGGGTCGCGGAGTGGGTCGACAAAGCGATCGCGGCGGGTGCCCGGCTGCTGGCCGGCGGTTCGGTCCGCGACGGAATGTTGGAGCCGACGGTGCTCGCGGACGTCCCGGACGGCGTCGAATGCTGGGACGAGGAGATCTTCGGCCCGGTCGTCTGCCTGCGCACAGTGTCCGATGTGGACGAAGCATTCGCCGCGGTCAACGCGTCGCGGTACGGCTTGCACGCGAGCGTGTACAGCCGCTCGCTGAAGACCGCGTTCCGCGCGCTGGACGAGCTGGAGGTCGGCGGGGTAGTGGTGAACGAGGTGCCGGGTTTCCGGTCCGACACGATGCCATACGGCGGGGTCAAGGACTCCGGGATCGGCCGCGAGGGGCCGCGATTCGCGGTGGAAGAGATGACCGTGACCAGGATGGCGGTGCTGCGCCCGTGA
- a CDS encoding SDR family NAD(P)-dependent oxidoreductase: MNYAGLFRMDGRRAVVLGAGSGIGREAARALAAHGASVICADRDVAAARETGVGEAYEIDLLAPGAIAAAADELGPLDAVVLTAATNVRKRLLDYTREEFDRVVELNLGVAFEVLRAFGAPMVAQGRGSIIGFSSIRGTTVEPGQGPYAATKGGLVQLFRTAAAEFGPSGVRVNAIAPGVVETPLTAQIKARPDWYDAYAQKGALGRWARADELAGAVVYLASDASSFVTGSVLAVDGGWTAVDGRFDPPAS; the protein is encoded by the coding sequence GTGAACTACGCCGGACTGTTCCGCATGGACGGCCGCCGCGCCGTCGTGCTCGGCGCGGGCAGCGGGATCGGCCGCGAAGCCGCCCGCGCGTTGGCCGCGCACGGTGCGTCGGTGATCTGCGCGGACCGTGACGTCGCCGCCGCGCGGGAGACCGGCGTCGGCGAGGCGTACGAGATCGACCTGCTCGCTCCCGGTGCCATCGCAGCCGCCGCAGACGAACTCGGCCCGCTGGACGCCGTGGTGTTGACCGCCGCCACGAACGTCCGGAAACGCCTGCTGGACTACACCCGCGAAGAGTTCGACCGCGTGGTGGAGCTGAACCTGGGCGTTGCCTTCGAGGTGCTGCGCGCGTTCGGTGCGCCGATGGTCGCGCAGGGCCGGGGAAGCATCATCGGCTTCTCCTCGATCCGCGGTACCACTGTCGAGCCCGGCCAAGGCCCGTACGCAGCAACGAAGGGCGGCCTAGTGCAGCTCTTCCGCACCGCGGCCGCTGAGTTCGGGCCGTCCGGCGTACGCGTCAACGCCATCGCCCCTGGCGTGGTCGAGACACCGTTGACCGCGCAGATCAAAGCGCGCCCCGACTGGTACGACGCCTACGCCCAGAAGGGCGCCCTCGGCCGCTGGGCGCGCGCGGACGAACTGGCCGGCGCTGTCGTGTACCTCGCTTCGGACGCGTCGTCCTTCGTCACCGGCTCCGTCCTGGCCGTCGACGGCGGCTGGACCGCGGTCGACGGCCGCTTTGACCCACCCGCTTCGTGA